The following proteins come from a genomic window of Kitasatospora sp. NBC_01246:
- a CDS encoding HAD family hydrolase — translation MRTHIVWDWNGTLFHDMEAVLGASNAAFATIGIGPMTMQEYREQYEIPIPRFYQRLLGRMPSDAEWLRLDDVFHDRYLELSVACGLTEGVLELLSGWGEAGHSQSLLSMYEHHKLLPVVDGFGLTGHFLRVDGRSGPAGGQKAEHLARHLAALGEQVDPARTVLIGDAADDALAALSAGAHAVLYTGGSHTRAKLEPVGVPVVDSLAEAVELAASLVG, via the coding sequence GTGCGCACTCATATCGTCTGGGACTGGAACGGCACGCTCTTCCACGACATGGAGGCGGTGCTCGGCGCGAGCAACGCCGCGTTCGCGACCATCGGCATCGGCCCGATGACCATGCAGGAGTACCGCGAGCAGTACGAGATCCCGATTCCCCGCTTCTACCAGCGGCTGCTCGGTCGGATGCCCTCCGACGCCGAGTGGCTGCGGCTCGACGACGTCTTCCACGACCGCTATCTGGAGCTGAGCGTGGCGTGCGGGCTGACCGAGGGCGTGCTGGAGCTGCTGAGCGGCTGGGGGGAGGCCGGGCACAGCCAGTCCCTGCTGTCGATGTACGAGCACCACAAGCTGCTGCCGGTGGTCGACGGCTTCGGCCTGACCGGTCACTTCCTCCGGGTGGACGGCCGCAGCGGGCCCGCCGGTGGCCAGAAGGCGGAGCACCTGGCCAGGCACCTGGCCGCGCTCGGGGAACAGGTGGACCCGGCCCGCACGGTGCTGATCGGCGACGCCGCGGACGACGCGCTGGCGGCGCTGAGCGCGGGTGCGCACGCGGTGCTGTACACCGGTGGCTCGCACACCCGGGCGAAGCTGGAGCCGGTGGGCGTCCCGGTGGTGGACAGCCTGGCCGAGGCCGTCGAGCTGGCCGCGAGCCTGGTCGGCTGA
- the pruA gene encoding L-glutamate gamma-semialdehyde dehydrogenase translates to MDAVTQVPTPGNEPVHGYAPGSPERTGLVRRLDELAAEQIPLPMTIAGEQRFGGGERIEVVQPHHHAAKLGVLGNATREDARAAVDAALAAGREWRGLSFDDRAAVFLRAADLLAGPWRETLNAATMLGQSKTVQQAEIDSACELIDFWRFNVRFAREILADQPISSPGVWNRTDHRPLEGFVYAITPFNFTAIAGNLPTAPALMGNTVVWKPAPTQTLAAYYLMRLLEAAGLPPGVINMVTGDGQQLSQVALTDPALAGLHFTGSTATFQSLWQTVGANIGGYRTYPRIVGETGGKDFLLAHRSADPAIVRTALIRGAFEYQGQKCSALSRAYLPRSLWQTIKDEFLAEVDALAVGDVTDLSNFMGALIDRRAFEKNRDAIDRAKADPTVELAAGGQYDDAIGWFVRPTVLVSSDHRGEIFRTEYFGPILAVHVYEDSRWEDVLRRVDSGAPYGLTGAVIAQDRYAIAQAVEELRFAAGNFYINDKPTGAVVGQQPFGGGRASGTNDKAGAAQNLLRWTSARSIKETFVPPTTYVHPHMG, encoded by the coding sequence ATCGACGCAGTCACCCAGGTCCCGACCCCGGGCAACGAGCCGGTGCACGGGTACGCGCCCGGCAGCCCGGAGCGGACCGGGCTGGTGCGCCGGCTGGACGAGCTGGCCGCCGAGCAGATCCCGCTGCCGATGACCATCGCCGGCGAGCAGCGGTTCGGCGGCGGCGAGCGGATCGAGGTCGTCCAGCCGCACCACCACGCGGCGAAGCTGGGGGTGCTGGGCAACGCCACCCGGGAGGACGCCCGGGCCGCGGTGGACGCGGCGCTGGCGGCCGGGCGCGAGTGGCGCGGGCTGTCCTTCGACGACCGGGCGGCGGTCTTCCTGCGCGCCGCCGACCTGCTGGCCGGCCCCTGGCGGGAGACCCTCAACGCGGCCACCATGCTGGGCCAGTCCAAGACGGTCCAGCAGGCCGAGATCGACTCCGCGTGCGAGCTGATCGACTTCTGGCGGTTCAACGTGCGGTTCGCCCGCGAGATCCTGGCCGACCAGCCGATCTCCTCGCCCGGGGTGTGGAACCGCACCGACCACCGCCCGCTGGAGGGCTTCGTCTACGCGATCACCCCGTTCAACTTCACCGCCATCGCGGGCAACCTGCCGACCGCGCCGGCCCTGATGGGCAACACCGTGGTCTGGAAGCCGGCGCCCACCCAGACCCTGGCCGCGTACTACCTGATGCGCCTGCTGGAGGCCGCCGGCCTGCCGCCCGGGGTGATCAACATGGTGACCGGCGACGGGCAGCAGCTCTCCCAGGTGGCACTCACCGACCCCGCCCTCGCCGGGCTGCACTTCACCGGCTCCACCGCCACCTTCCAGTCGCTCTGGCAGACCGTCGGCGCCAACATCGGCGGCTACCGGACGTACCCGCGGATCGTCGGCGAGACCGGCGGCAAGGACTTCCTGCTCGCCCACCGCTCGGCCGACCCGGCGATCGTGCGGACCGCGCTGATCCGCGGCGCCTTCGAGTACCAGGGCCAGAAGTGCTCGGCGCTCTCCCGGGCCTACCTGCCGCGCAGCCTCTGGCAGACGATCAAGGACGAGTTCCTGGCCGAGGTGGACGCGCTGGCCGTCGGCGACGTCACCGACCTGTCCAACTTCATGGGCGCGCTGATCGACCGGCGCGCCTTCGAGAAGAACCGCGACGCGATCGACCGGGCCAAGGCCGACCCGACGGTGGAGCTGGCGGCCGGCGGGCAGTACGACGACGCGATCGGCTGGTTCGTCCGCCCGACCGTGCTGGTCTCCTCCGACCACCGGGGCGAGATCTTCCGCACCGAGTACTTCGGTCCGATCCTGGCCGTCCACGTCTACGAGGACTCCCGCTGGGAAGACGTCCTCCGACGGGTGGACTCGGGCGCGCCGTACGGCCTCACCGGTGCGGTGATCGCGCAAGACCGCTACGCCATCGCACAGGCGGTGGAGGAGCTGCGCTTCGCGGCGGGCAACTTCTACATCAACGACAAGCCGACCGGCGCGGTCGTCGGCCAGCAGCCGTTCGGCGGCGGCCGGGCCTCCGGCACCAACGACAAGGCCGGCGCCGCCCAGAACCTGCTGCGCTGGACCTCGGCGCGGTCGATCAAGGAGACCTTCGTCCCGCCGACCACGTATGTTCACCCGCATATGGGCTGA
- a CDS encoding DUF6912 family protein, with product MRVYVPTTLTGLAAAHPGGALEQSAAYAVTPALREWYVSDDLEELEYAALNRAAQSSLRLLAADPQAPRRRVVVALDVADSAVRPFPGDEYQDQASLGRVVLAGPVRLAKAAAVHADVADQEVVADVEAAVAAVAAADEGDQDAQFTVDGAEDHELLWFATQEIAALLP from the coding sequence ATGCGCGTGTACGTGCCCACCACCCTGACCGGCCTGGCAGCGGCGCACCCGGGCGGCGCCCTGGAGCAGTCCGCGGCGTACGCCGTGACCCCCGCGCTGCGCGAGTGGTACGTCAGTGACGACCTCGAAGAGCTGGAGTACGCGGCGCTGAACCGGGCCGCGCAGTCCTCGCTGCGGCTGCTGGCCGCCGACCCGCAGGCGCCGCGCCGCCGGGTGGTGGTGGCGCTGGACGTCGCCGACTCCGCGGTGCGGCCGTTCCCCGGCGACGAGTACCAGGACCAGGCCTCGCTGGGCCGGGTGGTGCTGGCCGGGCCGGTGCGGCTGGCGAAGGCGGCCGCGGTGCACGCGGACGTGGCCGACCAGGAGGTGGTCGCGGACGTCGAGGCGGCGGTCGCGGCCGTCGCCGCGGCCGACGAGGGCGATCAGGACGCCCAGTTCACCGTGGACGGCGCCGAGGACCACGAGCTGCTCTGGTTCGCCACCCAGGAGATCGCCGCCCTGCTGCCCTGA
- a CDS encoding Rv3235 family protein, translated as MTTSPVPAAAQPAPRPAGPAAVPPGGHGGRPVRPSVHPHRPHHPTARTGHHPYDGRRPRRPRTACAAPAAPGPRTGLSTRFAHQLVEVLTGARPSGQLMRHTSLDGYGQLASLVRIGILRRGGAADRPRLGPVHDRSPSPDAIEACVRVDLGSRHHMVAFRLEQRGTAGQWQCTAVEAR; from the coding sequence ATGACCACCAGCCCGGTCCCCGCCGCCGCCCAGCCCGCCCCCCGACCCGCCGGGCCGGCCGCCGTACCGCCCGGCGGCCACGGTGGCCGGCCCGTCCGCCCCTCGGTCCACCCGCACCGGCCGCACCACCCCACCGCCCGGACCGGCCACCACCCCTACGACGGCCGGCGACCGCGCCGGCCCCGGACCGCCTGCGCCGCCCCCGCCGCCCCGGGCCCCCGCACCGGGCTGAGCACACGGTTCGCCCACCAGCTGGTCGAGGTGCTCACCGGCGCCCGGCCGTCCGGCCAGCTGATGCGGCACACCAGCCTGGACGGCTACGGCCAGCTCGCCTCGCTCGTCCGGATCGGCATCCTGCGGCGCGGCGGCGCCGCCGACCGGCCCCGGCTCGGGCCGGTGCACGACCGGTCGCCCTCGCCCGACGCGATCGAGGCCTGCGTCCGCGTCGACCTCGGCAGCCGGCACCACATGGTGGCGTTCCGGCTGGAGCAGCGCGGGACGGCCGGGCAGTGGCAGTGCACCGCCGTGGAGGCCCGGTGA
- a CDS encoding patatin-like phospholipase family protein, whose product MTTWVAQTRASSSAPPADGRPRRGLVLGGGGMLGAAWTVGALCAVEEAVGWRPGDAEVVLGTSAGAILAAMLAGGVGTGELRDHQRGLPIPDGPLAGVAFDYETAVGGALPPRPRAGIGSPGLLRDAVRHPREYPLLTMVSAMAPHGRGSLEPVGELVRGLLGGDGWPAGSPLRVAAVDYRGGRRVVFGDPGAPAAAVADAVMASCAIPGWFAPVRVNGSAYVDGGCWSATNADLMLGRGLDEVFVLAPMALRLHPRGRAEPGRGTVVALREWRARDRPRGVLAQLVGRYRRAVTRQLMRETRLLRASGVRVHLLAPTLADLTVMGPNMMDPARRGAVLESALRTSRAALDGVR is encoded by the coding sequence ATGACGACATGGGTAGCGCAGACACGGGCGTCGTCGTCGGCGCCGCCCGCCGACGGCCGGCCCCGGCGCGGCCTGGTGCTGGGCGGTGGCGGGATGCTGGGCGCGGCGTGGACGGTCGGCGCGCTCTGCGCCGTCGAGGAGGCGGTCGGCTGGCGGCCGGGCGACGCCGAGGTGGTGCTCGGGACGTCGGCGGGCGCGATCCTCGCCGCGATGCTCGCCGGTGGGGTCGGTACCGGCGAGCTCCGCGACCACCAGCGCGGTCTGCCCATTCCGGACGGCCCGCTGGCCGGGGTGGCCTTCGACTACGAGACCGCGGTCGGCGGGGCGCTGCCTCCGCGCCCGCGCGCCGGCATCGGCTCGCCGGGCCTGCTGCGGGACGCCGTCCGCCACCCGCGCGAGTACCCGCTGCTGACCATGGTGTCGGCGATGGCGCCGCACGGCCGCGGCTCGCTGGAGCCCGTCGGCGAGCTGGTGCGCGGTCTGCTGGGCGGGGACGGCTGGCCGGCCGGCTCGCCGCTGCGGGTGGCGGCGGTGGACTACCGCGGCGGCCGCCGGGTGGTCTTCGGCGATCCGGGCGCGCCGGCCGCCGCCGTCGCCGACGCGGTGATGGCCTCCTGCGCGATCCCCGGCTGGTTCGCCCCGGTCCGGGTGAACGGCTCGGCGTACGTGGACGGCGGCTGCTGGTCGGCCACCAACGCCGATCTGATGCTCGGCCGCGGTCTGGACGAGGTGTTCGTGCTCGCCCCGATGGCGCTGCGGCTGCACCCGCGCGGGCGCGCCGAGCCCGGTCGCGGCACCGTGGTGGCGCTGCGCGAGTGGCGCGCCCGGGACCGCCCGCGCGGGGTGCTCGCCCAGCTGGTCGGCCGCTACCGCCGGGCGGTGACCAGGCAGCTGATGCGGGAGACCCGGCTGCTGCGGGCGAGCGGCGTCCGGGTGCACCTGCTCGCGCCGACCCTGGCGGACCTGACGGTGATGGGCCCGAACATGATGGACCCGGCCCGCCGCGGAGCGGTGCTGGAGAGCGCGCTGCGGACCAGCCGGGCGGCCCTGGACGGCGTGCGGTGA
- a CDS encoding NAD-glutamate dehydrogenase codes for MQTKLDAAKAELLTKAAAAAENSQVGGAAPGEGLSNGALTAYLHHYYLHTAPEDLVDRDPVDVYGAAASHYRLGLKRPQGTAEVRVHTPSVEENGWSCGHTVVEVVTDDMPFLVDSVTNELSRQDRAIHIVIHPQLVVRRDITGKLLEILDIDACARSQAAGAEWPADAVVESWMHIEVDRETDREDLRAIEADLRRVLGDVREVVEDWTKMRESALRLADELAEEPPAHLPEQEVGEAWELMRWLADDHFTFLGYREYDLVEHEGEEVLKAVAGTGLGILRSDPLSHDDDHHPVSEAFGRLSAPVRAKAHEKKLLVLTKANSRSTVHRPAYLDYVGVKKFDANGEVVGERRFLGLFSAAAYTESVSRIPVVRRKVQDVVLSSGFSTESHDGRDLVQILETFPRDEIFQTPAEELLQIATSVLYLQERRRLRLFLRQDEYGRYFSALVYLPRDRYTTRIRLRLMDILMQELNGASIDYTVWSTESVLTRLHFVVRVTPGSELPHLTDAEIERIEGKLAEAARFWMDGFNDQLHLELGEERAAELSRKYANAFPDGYRADFTARTAVADLKQIESLHGEGDFRLNLYQPVGAGDDERRFKIYRVGGPISLTEVLPVLQRLGVEVLDEHPYALTRSDQTTAWVYDFGLRLREAVELTDEARDRFQETFAATWTGKAENDGFNELVLTAGLTWRQAMMLRAYAKYLRQAGSTFSQDYMEDALRNNTHSTRLLVNLFEARLSPSHQLGAAELTDAILEELSGALDEVASLDEDRILRSFLHLIKATLRTNFFQHTGEAGAWHSYVSMKFDPKAIPDLPAPRPAFEIWVYSPQVEGVHLRFGKVARGGLRWSDRREDFRTEILGLVKAQMVKNTVIVPVGAKGGFVAKQLPDPSVDRDAWLAEGISSYKTFISALLDITDNLKGGEVVHPADVVRHDEDDTYLVVAADKGTATFSDIANGVAESYGFWLGDAFASGGSAGYDHKGMGITARGAWESVKRNFRELGHDTQSEDFTVVGIGDMSGDVFGNGMLLSEHIRLVAAFDHRHIFLDPNPDAAVSYAERRRLFELPRSSWDDYDKSLISTGGGVFPRSAKSIQLTSQVRAALGVEESRLTPAELMKRILQAPVDLFWNGGIGTYVKASTETNAEVGDKANDAIRVNGEQLRVRVVGEGGNLGCTQLGRIEYAASGGPQGAGGWINTDAIDNSAGVDTSDHEVNIKILLNQVVGDGDMTVKQRNQLLAEMTDEVGHLVLRNNYAQNVVLANAVAQATSMVNVHSRMINRLERDGRLDRGLEFLPTERQIRERQQNGRGLSQPELSVLLAYTKITLADELLATELPDDPFFRTALHEYFPSALRARFAEAIDNHALRREIITTLIVNDTINRGGCTFAFRLKEETGATYEEIARTHTAARAVFSLEQIWSEIEALDNRVPAGAQTRMRLHSRRLVERATRWMLNNRRQPLDIAGTIEFFHDRVNQVWGSLPKPLRGEDLAWFESVYGELAAAGVPEELATRIAGLSSTFPTLDITEVADRSGKDVAEVAELYYDLADRLQITHLLDRIIELPRTDRWSSMARAAIREDLFAAHAALTADILACGPEGATPEERYTAWAELNSTLLNRAKSTLDDIRGSDNYELSSLSVAMRVIRTLLRTGSMR; via the coding sequence ATGCAGACCAAGCTGGACGCAGCCAAGGCCGAACTGCTCACGAAGGCAGCAGCAGCCGCTGAGAACAGCCAGGTGGGGGGAGCGGCGCCGGGGGAGGGTCTGAGCAACGGCGCTCTGACCGCGTACCTGCACCACTACTACCTCCACACCGCGCCTGAGGACCTGGTCGACCGCGACCCGGTCGACGTGTACGGCGCGGCCGCCTCCCACTACCGCCTCGGCCTCAAGCGCCCGCAGGGCACCGCCGAGGTCCGCGTGCACACCCCGTCGGTGGAGGAGAACGGCTGGTCCTGCGGCCACACCGTGGTCGAGGTCGTCACGGACGACATGCCCTTCCTGGTCGACTCGGTCACCAACGAGCTGTCCCGCCAGGACCGGGCGATCCACATCGTGATCCACCCCCAGCTGGTGGTCCGCCGTGACATCACCGGCAAGCTGCTGGAGATCCTGGACATCGACGCCTGCGCCCGCAGCCAGGCCGCCGGCGCCGAGTGGCCCGCCGACGCCGTCGTCGAGTCCTGGATGCACATCGAGGTCGACCGCGAGACCGACCGCGAGGACCTCCGCGCGATCGAGGCCGACCTGCGCCGGGTCCTGGGCGACGTCCGCGAGGTCGTCGAGGACTGGACGAAGATGCGCGAGTCCGCGCTGCGGCTCGCCGACGAGCTCGCCGAGGAGCCCCCGGCCCACCTGCCCGAGCAGGAGGTCGGCGAGGCCTGGGAGCTGATGCGCTGGCTGGCCGACGACCACTTCACCTTCCTCGGCTACCGCGAGTACGACCTGGTGGAGCACGAGGGCGAGGAGGTCCTGAAGGCCGTCGCCGGCACCGGCCTCGGCATCCTGCGCTCCGACCCGCTCAGCCACGACGACGACCACCACCCGGTCAGCGAGGCCTTCGGCCGGCTCTCCGCGCCGGTGCGCGCCAAGGCCCACGAGAAGAAGCTGCTCGTCCTCACCAAGGCCAACAGCCGCTCCACCGTGCACCGCCCGGCCTACCTCGACTACGTCGGCGTGAAGAAGTTCGACGCCAACGGCGAGGTCGTCGGCGAGCGCCGCTTCCTCGGCCTGTTCTCGGCCGCCGCCTACACCGAGTCGGTCAGCCGCATCCCGGTGGTCCGCCGCAAGGTCCAGGACGTCGTCCTCAGCTCCGGCTTCTCCACCGAGAGCCACGACGGCCGCGACCTGGTGCAGATCCTGGAGACCTTCCCCCGGGACGAGATCTTCCAGACCCCGGCCGAGGAACTGCTCCAGATCGCCACCAGCGTGCTCTACCTCCAGGAGCGCCGCCGGCTGCGGCTCTTCCTGCGCCAGGACGAGTACGGGCGCTACTTCTCCGCGCTGGTGTACCTGCCGCGCGACCGCTACACCACCCGCATCCGGCTGCGCCTGATGGACATCCTGATGCAGGAGCTCAACGGCGCCTCGATCGACTACACGGTCTGGTCGACGGAGTCCGTGCTGACCCGACTGCACTTCGTCGTCCGGGTCACCCCCGGCAGCGAGCTGCCGCACCTGACCGACGCCGAGATCGAGCGGATCGAGGGCAAGCTCGCCGAGGCCGCCCGGTTCTGGATGGACGGCTTCAACGACCAGCTGCACCTGGAGCTGGGCGAGGAGCGGGCCGCCGAGCTGTCCCGCAAGTACGCCAACGCCTTCCCCGACGGCTACCGCGCCGACTTCACCGCGCGCACCGCCGTCGCCGACCTCAAGCAGATCGAGTCGCTGCACGGCGAGGGCGACTTCCGCCTCAACCTGTACCAGCCGGTCGGCGCGGGCGACGACGAGCGCCGCTTCAAGATCTACCGGGTCGGCGGCCCGATCTCGCTGACCGAGGTCCTGCCGGTCCTGCAGCGCCTGGGCGTCGAGGTGCTCGACGAGCACCCCTACGCGCTGACCCGCTCGGACCAGACCACCGCCTGGGTCTACGACTTCGGCCTGCGGCTGCGCGAGGCCGTCGAGCTGACCGACGAGGCGCGCGACCGCTTCCAGGAGACCTTCGCCGCCACCTGGACCGGCAAGGCCGAGAACGACGGCTTCAACGAGCTGGTGCTGACCGCCGGGCTGACCTGGCGCCAGGCGATGATGCTGCGCGCGTACGCCAAGTACCTGCGCCAGGCGGGCTCGACGTTCTCCCAGGACTACATGGAGGACGCGCTCCGCAACAACACCCACAGCACCCGGCTGCTGGTCAACCTCTTCGAGGCCCGGCTGAGCCCCAGCCACCAGCTGGGCGCGGCCGAGCTGACCGACGCCATCCTGGAGGAGCTGTCCGGCGCGCTGGACGAGGTCGCCTCGCTGGACGAGGACCGCATCCTGCGCTCCTTCCTGCACCTCATCAAGGCCACCCTGCGCACCAACTTCTTCCAGCACACCGGAGAAGCGGGCGCCTGGCACTCCTACGTGTCGATGAAGTTCGACCCGAAGGCCATCCCGGACCTGCCGGCCCCGCGCCCCGCGTTCGAGATCTGGGTGTACTCGCCGCAGGTCGAGGGCGTGCACCTGCGCTTCGGCAAGGTCGCCCGCGGCGGTCTGCGCTGGTCCGACCGGCGTGAGGACTTCCGCACCGAGATCCTGGGCCTGGTCAAGGCGCAGATGGTGAAGAACACCGTCATCGTGCCGGTCGGCGCCAAGGGCGGCTTCGTCGCCAAGCAGCTGCCGGACCCGTCGGTGGACCGGGACGCCTGGCTGGCCGAGGGCATCTCCTCCTACAAGACCTTCATCTCGGCGCTGCTGGACATCACCGACAACCTCAAGGGCGGCGAGGTCGTCCACCCGGCGGACGTGGTCCGCCACGACGAGGACGACACCTACCTGGTCGTCGCCGCGGACAAGGGCACCGCGACCTTCTCCGACATCGCCAACGGCGTCGCCGAGTCGTACGGCTTCTGGCTGGGCGACGCGTTCGCCTCCGGCGGTTCGGCCGGCTACGACCACAAGGGCATGGGCATCACCGCCCGCGGCGCCTGGGAGTCGGTCAAGCGCAACTTCCGCGAGCTCGGCCACGACACCCAGTCCGAGGACTTCACCGTCGTCGGCATCGGCGACATGTCCGGTGACGTCTTCGGCAACGGCATGCTGCTCAGCGAGCACATCCGCCTGGTCGCCGCCTTCGACCACCGGCACATCTTCCTCGACCCCAACCCGGACGCGGCCGTCTCGTACGCCGAGCGCCGCCGCCTCTTCGAGCTGCCGCGCAGCTCCTGGGACGACTACGACAAGTCGCTGATCTCGACCGGCGGCGGGGTCTTCCCGCGCAGCGCCAAGTCGATCCAGCTGACCTCGCAGGTGCGGGCCGCGCTCGGCGTCGAGGAGAGCCGGCTCACCCCGGCCGAGCTGATGAAGCGGATCCTCCAGGCGCCGGTCGACCTGTTCTGGAACGGCGGCATCGGCACCTACGTCAAGGCCTCCACCGAGACCAACGCCGAGGTCGGCGACAAGGCCAACGACGCCATCCGGGTCAACGGCGAGCAACTGCGGGTCCGGGTCGTCGGCGAGGGCGGCAACCTCGGCTGCACCCAGCTCGGCCGGATCGAGTACGCGGCGTCCGGCGGCCCGCAGGGCGCCGGCGGCTGGATCAACACCGACGCCATCGACAACTCGGCCGGGGTGGACACCTCGGACCACGAGGTCAACATCAAGATCCTGCTCAACCAGGTCGTCGGGGACGGCGACATGACGGTCAAGCAGCGCAACCAGCTGCTCGCCGAGATGACCGACGAGGTCGGCCACCTGGTGCTGCGCAACAACTACGCGCAGAACGTGGTGCTGGCCAACGCCGTCGCCCAGGCGACCAGCATGGTCAACGTCCACTCCCGGATGATCAACCGCCTGGAGCGCGACGGCCGGCTCGACCGCGGGCTGGAGTTCCTGCCCACCGAGCGGCAGATCCGCGAGCGTCAGCAGAACGGCCGCGGCCTCTCGCAGCCCGAGCTGTCGGTGCTGCTCGCCTACACCAAGATCACCCTGGCCGACGAGCTGCTCGCCACCGAGCTGCCCGACGACCCGTTCTTCCGCACCGCGCTGCACGAGTACTTCCCCAGCGCGCTGCGGGCCCGGTTCGCCGAGGCGATCGACAACCACGCGCTGCGCCGCGAGATCATCACCACGCTGATCGTCAACGACACGATCAACCGCGGTGGCTGCACCTTCGCCTTCCGGCTGAAGGAGGAGACCGGCGCCACGTACGAGGAGATCGCCCGGACGCACACCGCCGCGCGGGCCGTCTTCAGCCTGGAGCAGATCTGGTCCGAGATCGAGGCCCTGGACAACCGGGTCCCGGCCGGCGCCCAGACCAGGATGCGGCTGCACTCGCGCCGGCTCGTCGAGCGCGCCACCCGGTGGATGCTCAACAACCGCCGCCAGCCGCTCGACATCGCCGGCACCATCGAGTTCTTCCACGACCGGGTCAACCAGGTCTGGGGCTCGCTGCCCAAGCCGCTGCGCGGCGAGGACCTGGCCTGGTTCGAGTCGGTCTACGGCGAGCTCGCCGCGGCCGGCGTGCCGGAGGAGCTGGCCACCCGGATCGCGGGTCTGTCCTCGACCTTCCCGACCCTGGACATCACCGAGGTCGCGGACCGGTCCGGCAAGGACGTCGCCGAGGTCGCCGAGCTGTACTACGACCTGGCCGACCGCCTGCAGATCACCCACCTGCTCGACCGCATCATCGAGCTGCCGCGGACCGACCGCTGGTCGTCGATGGCCCGCGCGGCGATCCGCGAGGACCTCTTCGCGGCCCACGCGGCGCTGACCGCCGACATCCTGGCCTGCGGCCCCGAGGGCGCGACCCCCGAGGAGCGGTACACCGCCTGGGCGGAGCTCAACTCCACCCTGCTGAACCGCGCCAAGAGCACGCTCGACGACATAAGGGGTTCGGACAACTACGAGCTGTCCAGCCTCTCCGTCGCGATGCGCGTCATCCGCACCCTGCTCCGCACGGGTTCGATGCGCTGA